A genomic window from Melopsittacus undulatus isolate bMelUnd1 chromosome 7, bMelUnd1.mat.Z, whole genome shotgun sequence includes:
- the HMX1 gene encoding homeobox protein HMX1 translates to MPDEATENAGSTSARVSSFFIEDLLGTESAAGRGARRAAAGGGPRGAPRCGPRSPLRLGASGCPLRDAAVGWYRRAHAAFLGCASPDTSDRDSPELPEEPGERGSSGGRAAVRGPTGGRPVLSGREEEEEERGEEPGEPEQRAAGRKKKTRTVFSRSQVFQLESTFDVKRYLSSSERAGLAASLHLTETQVKIWFQNRRNKWKRQLAADLEAANLSHAAQRIVRVPILYHENSPASALGFPLPHMSPPLVGFSSGVSYPLGTFPAASIPFLRSQMTGLV, encoded by the exons ATGCCGGACGAAGCCACGGAAAACGCCGGCTCCACCTCCGCCCGCGTCTCTTCCTTCTTCATCGAGGACCTGCTGGGCACCGAGAGCGCGGCGGGCCGCGGGGCTCGGCGGGCGGCTGCGGGCGGTGGTCCCCGCGGGGCTCCGCGTTGCGGGCCGCGCTCCCCTCTCCGCCTCGGAGCCTCGGGCTGCCCCCTCCGTGACGCCGCCGTCGGCTGGTACCGCCGAGCGCACGCCGCTTTCCTGGGCTGCGCCAGCCCCGACA CCAGTGACCGGGACTCGCCCGAGCTGCCCGAGGAGCCGGGAGAGCGGGGGAGCAGCGGCGGACGGGCGGCTGTGCGAGGCCCGACAGGAGGACGCCCGGTCCTGAGCGGCCgcgaagaggaggaggaggagcgcGGAGAGGAGCCGGGAGAGCCGGAGCAGCGCGCCGCCGGCCGCAAGAAGAAGACGCGCACGGTGTTCAGCCGCAGCCAGGTCTTCCAGCTGGAGTCCACCTTCGACGTGAAGCGCTACCTGAGCAGCTCGGAACGGGCCGGGCTGGCAGCCTCGCTGCACCTCACCGAGACCCAGGTGAAGATCTGGTTCCAGAACCGCCGTAACAAGTGGAAGCGGCAACTGGCCGCCGACCTGGAGGCGGCCAACCTCTCCCACGCCGCCCAAAGGATAGTGCGGGTCCCCATTTTGTACCACGAGAACTCGCCGGCGAGCGCCTTGGgcttccctctgccccataTGTCGCCCCCCTTGGTGGGCTTCTCCAGCGGCGTCAGCTACCCCCTGGGCACCTTTCCAGCCGCCTCCATTCCGTTCCTACGATCGCAGATGACAGGACTCGTCTGA